In Vigna unguiculata cultivar IT97K-499-35 chromosome 3, ASM411807v1, whole genome shotgun sequence, a single genomic region encodes these proteins:
- the LOC114179766 gene encoding salicylic acid-binding protein 2-like, with amino-acid sequence MSSEKVVLILIFCLSMMSTGHCKNRKHFVLVHGACHGAWSWYKVKPMLESAGHKVTALDLAASGINMHNIDDVDSFAHYTQPLLQLMATIPPNEKVILVGHSLGGLSLALASDKFPQNVAANAYVTAFLPDTEHSPSYVLEKYGEITPASAWMDTKFEPSGNKTSMFFGPMLLANKLYTRSPVEDLELAKSLVRPSSLFVEDLSRQKKFSREGYGSVPRSYIVCTEDIAITAEYQEWMIKNAAINDVQKIKGADHMVMNSKPRQLVDALLKIATKYA; translated from the exons ATGAGTTCAGAAAAAGTTGttctgattttaattttttgtttgagcATGATGAGTACAGGGCATTGTAAAAATAGGAAGCATTTTGTTCTGGTGCATGGGGCTTGCCATGGAGCTTGGAGTTGGTACAAGGTGAAGCCAATGTTGGAATCTGCGGGTCACAAGGTGACAGCACTCGACCTTGCAGCTTCTGGCATCAACATGCACAACATTGACGATGTTGATAGTTTCGCACACTACACTCAGCCTCTGTTGCAGTTAATGGCAACCATTCCTCCAAATGAGAAGGTGATTCTAGTTGGTCATAGCCTCGGGGGACTCAGCCTAGCACTTGCCTCCGACAAATTCCCACAAAATGTTGCGGCTAATGCTTACGTAACAGCTTTTCTTCCAGACACAGAACACAGCCCTTCTTATGTATTGGAAAAG tacgGTGAGATTACTCCCGCGTCTGCATGGATGGACACTAAGTTTGAACCAAGTGGAAACAAAACATCAATGTTCTTCGGTCCCATGCTTTTGGCCAACAAGCTCTACACACGATCCCCCGTTGAG GATCTTGAATTGGCTAAGAGTTTAGTAAGGCCATCATCACTGTTCGTGGAAGACTTGTCAAGGCAGAAGAAATTCTCGAGAGAGGGATATGGGTCAGTTCCACGTTCCTATATTGTCTGCACTGAGGACATTGCAATTACTGCAGAATATCAAGAATGGATGATAAAAAATGCTGCCATCAATGACGTTCAGAAAATCAAAGGGGCAGATCATATGGTTATGAATAGCAAGCCTCGCCAACTAGTTGATGCTCTCCTGAAGATAGCAACTAAATATGCATAA